From the Devosia sp. FJ2-5-3 genome, the window GGGACAGATGCTGGGGCAGGTTCTGACCTATTTGCCGGCCATGATATTGGCGCGGCTGGCAGGATTTGCCGTGCTGATCGGCGCGGCGCATCTGCTCGCCCCCGCTTCCACCGGGCTATTGGCGCTGGTGCTGCTGGTGGGCGAGGTTTGCGAAGGCATTTTTCTCAACTGGCTGCGCATTTTTCTGCTGCGGCAGGGTTCGGCGCAGGGGCTGATTTCGCTCGAGACGGCGCGGCTTTGTCTCCGTTTCTGGCTGGCCGGGATTCTTGGCGCATCGGTTCTGGCGAGCCTTATTGGACTGGCAGTGGCGGGCGGGGTGGCCGGGGCCTTTATCGGCGCAGTACTGGCCTATATCGCGGCGATCTCCCTCTTCAAATGTGGGCTGGCGCTGCTGCAGATGAGGGGGCGAGCGCGGCAGCATGGCCTGCTCGAAGCGCTGCGCGGGCTGGTCATGGCGCCAGCGGCAATCTGGGCGATGGCGTCGGGCCAAGACTGGATTTTTGTTGCCGGTGTCGTCGTCGCAATCACGGCGACGGTTGGCGGGGTGGCGCTCTGGCAGGGCCGAACCGGTCTTGGCGGCGAGGACCAGCGCCCTGCCCTGCCCGAAATGATCGCCATGGCGCCGCCCTTGATGGCGCTGGCGGCGCTCAATTTTGCCATCGGATCCATCGACCGGCTGATGCTGGGGTTTTCCGCTTCGCCTGCGGCGCTGGCGCCCTATGCCACCAGTTCCGCGCTGGGGCGACAGGGGTTCGATATCGCCACCAATGCCGTCAATGCCGGGGGTTTTCCGGCGCTGGTGGCAGCACGGGCCCGGGGGGATTGGGGCGGGCGGCTGGGGGAGCAGGCCCGCATCCTGATCGGCGTATTGCTGGCGGGCTATGTCGGGCTGGTGCTGACGCGGCATGATCTCGTCGACCTGCTCCTGCCCGAGGCCTATCGCGAAGAGGCGGCGATGCTGCTGCCGATCATCGGATTGGGCGCGGTGGCGCTCAATCTCAAGAACGGGTTGACCGACACGCTCCTTTTGATCGAGGGGCGCTATTGGCGGCAGATGATCGGGCTGGGTGCGGGGGCGGCCGTGTCCGTCGCCATGGCCATGCTGCTGGTGCCGGCATGGGGAGGGATCGGGGCGGCGGCGTCCTTTGCCGCGGGGGCGCTGACCGTGCTTTGCGTCAGCTTTTGGCAGGCGCGGGAATGGTTGAAATTTCCTGGCTCATGGGTGGCACTGGTGGCTGTATCGGGTCCGGCCGTAATCGTGGCGTTGGCTTGTGGCGGCGTCGCGTTGCTCATGCCGGCGGCGGGCGCGGCACTGCGACTGGGGACGACATTTGCTCTGGCCGTACCGCTGGCTCTCTGGGTGCTGGGGGCATGGCCAGGCCGGGTGGCGCCGCATGGCGGATGAGCACGCGCCGGACATCTCGATCATCATCACCAATTACAATTATGGCGCCTATCTCGGCGATGCGATCGGCTCGGCGCTGGGGCAAAGCCATGGGCGGGTGGAAGTGATCGTGGTCGATGACGGATCGACCGATGGATCGCGGGACATCATGGCCAGTTTTGCCGGGATAAAAGCCATCTACCAGGACAATCAGGGGCAGACCGGGGCGGCGATGGCCGGGCTCGCGGTGGCGCGAGGCGGGGTCATCGTCTTTCTCGATGCCGATGATGGCCTCCTGCCCGAGGTGTGCAGCCGGATCGCCGATGCTTATGCTCCCGATATTGCGCTCTATCAGTTTGCGCTCGAATGCCGGGGCCGTGAGAGCGGAGGATCGGGCGTTCTGCCCGAGCAGCCCTTTTTGGCGGATGGCCACAGGCAGCACGTCTTGCGGCATGGCGATTTCCCCAGCGCGCCCAACTCGGGGAACGCGTTTTCCGCCGCGCATTGCCGAAACATGTTTGCGCTGGTGACGCCGGAAGACCGGCGCCGGTACTTCGACGGTTTCCTGATTTTTTCCGCGCCGTTTTCGGGCCGCGTCGTGGCGCTGGAGGGTGTGCAGGGGTTTTACCGCAGGCATGGGCGAAATGTATCCCGGCCCGGATGGAGCCGGGCGGCGCTGCGGCACAATGTCGAAAACGCCCTGTCGCAGCGGCGCGGGATTGTGCTGGCGCAGGGTCAGGAGACAGGGCCGGATGGGGGCTTTCGCTTCCTCTCGCCCTATCATCTGCGCAATGCGATGGCCTTGCGGCGGATGGGCGAGAGGGATGTTCTCCCCGGAAAGAGCCTGATGGCCCTCTTTCTGACGCTGATGCGGCAGGCGGCGGGCTATCACGGGCTCACCCCCTTGCGCCGGATGCGGCTCTGGGGTGCGGGGCTGGTGCTGCTGGCCGCGCCGCGGGGGCTGCTGGCGCTGGTCTGGCCGGAATTCGGGCGATGAAGATATTGGCGCTGACCAGCGAATTCGCGCCGTTCAGGGGTGGGATCGGCACCTATGCAGCGGGGCTGGCGCGGGCGGCGACCGAACTCGGCCATGACATTGTTCTGGCTGCGCCCGACTATGACGGGGAGCATGGGGCATCGGATCGTCGGGAGTTTCCGTTTGAAATCATCCGCTATTCGGGCGGCCCGCATCGGGCGAAAGACGTGCCGGGGAAAATCACCTTGGCGCGACGTCTGGTGGGGCAAGGCCAATTCGATCTCGTCCATGCCATGGACTGGCCGTTTTTCCTGCCGGCGGCGCTGGCCGCGCGACGCGTGCCGCGGCTCTACAGCGTTCACGGATCGGAGATCGCGCATATGGCCCGGCCGACACGGCGCCTGGCGATGTCCGCCACCGGCGTTTGGCAGGGGGATTACCGGGTTTTGGGCGTAAGCGGCTTCACGCATGCGCTTTTTTGCCGGCATTTTCCCGAACTGCCGCCGGAGCGAAGCGGCTTCGTGCATCTGGGCGTCGACGCCGATTGGCTGGCGCACCAGGGCAAGCGCGACGATCGGGCAAGACTGGCTCTGCCTGGGGATCGGCTCATCGTGCTGACGCTGGCGCGGGTGACACGGCGCAAGGGCCATCTTGCGGCGCTGGAGGCGCTGGCGCGATTGCCCGAGCGGGTTCGGGACAGCCTCGTCTATGTCATTGCCGGACCGGACTGCGAGGACGACTATCGCAACGAGCTGGAGGCGGCGATTGCGGCCTCGCCGGTAGATGTGCGCCGCTACCGCGGCCTCGACCGGGCGGATGTGATGGCGCTCGTGGCGGCCAGCGATATTTTCTGCCTGCCGGGGGGATCAGGTGCAGACGGGCAGGTCGAGGGGTTCGGGTTGGTGCTGCTCGAGGCGGGGTCGCAAGGATTGCCGCTGATTGCCGGGGATGTGGGGGGCGTGGCCGAAGTCGTGCATGACGGGATCAGTGGCCTCGTCGTTCCGCCCGGCGATGTCGCAGCGCTTGCCAATGCGCTGTTGCGCCTTGCCGACGATAGTCAATTGCGGGCGCACCTTGGACGCGGGGCGCGGGCACGGGCCGAGAGCCTGACATGGCAGCGCTGCGCGGGGCTGACCTATGGTCCGACTGCGGACGCAGGGTGAGCAGCAGCACGACCATCCAGGCGAGCAGCAAGGATTTGGCGCCCAGCCCCTGCGCGCCGCTGATGCAGATGAGGAAATAGGCGGTCATGTAGGCGTGCACCCGGGTGCCGCCCCTGAGGCAGGCCCGAAGGATGAGAACAAGCGCCGCCAATAGCGCCAGCGCGATGAAAAGGCCGTAATCGACGAGCCAGCCGATCCAGGTGATCTCGATGCCGTAGGGCGTAGCGAAAGCGACCAGCATGTCGGCGCGCGGACCCGGGGCAAGACCAAAAAAGAGGGCGTCCGGGGGGAGATGGAAGGCAAGCTTGAGCGCGGCCCAGCGCGTCGCGGTGCTGCCGCCATCCTCGGCAAAGCGCGTGAGCACCTGGTCTGCGAGCCCGGACGCCGAGGCGGCCAGAACGCCCGCCACCACGCCCAGAACCAGCGTTGCGCGCATGAGGACGCGCTGCCGAGCGGGCAGCCGCGACAGCGCCGCCCGATCACAGAGCACGAAGACGATCAGGATCGAAAGAGTGGCGAGCAGCGCGAGCCGTCCGCCGAAGGCGAGCAGCGCCAGGGCGTGGAGTGCGATCTCGGGCAGCGCCATACGGCGAAAACCGGCAATGGCGCCGTTCACGACCAGATGGACCAGCGCGATGCCGGCGAGGAAGGCGGCGGTGAGCGGATGGCCGACAAGGCCAAGTGCCCTGCCGTCGCCGCGGATTTCTATGGCTCCGGCCACATGGGGCAGCAGCTTGATGCCGAACACGAATTCGGCAAGGCCGGTGAAGGAATTGGCGATCAGCAGCACCATGATTGCGCAGCGCAGGAAGCGGAAGAGGTCCGCGGGGATCGTCGTGACGAGATAGAGCAGCAGGATGGGGGTAAGAAAGGTGACGAGGAGCCCCGAAGCCGGCCGGCCAAGGATAAGCAATTGGACCGTGGCGAAGGCGATGAGTGCGATGAGGCTGAAGAATGTGCGGGGCGACAGGCCGATGAAGCGCATTTTTCCCGTCACGAGGACAGACAGCCCCAGCGCAACCAGCCCAAGCACCGTGGCGACATGGATTTTTTCCAGCGGATTGCCGCCCTGGCCAGCATAATTGATGCCCAGCACATAGAGCAGCGCCGGCGAAAAGAGGAATGCCGAAAACACCGCCGCCATGAGCGTGAAGCGGTACAGGCCCGAAATGGGGGAGCGCGGCCGCAGGGTCCGGAGCGTCGGGCCAGCTGCGGTCGCGCCCCTCATCATGACGCTTGTGCCAGTATCGTCCTGATCGGACGGGCAAGGCTGGTGGGCACGCGATAGGGCGTTTGCGTCGCGGTCAGCGCCGAAATCGGTGCGCTGTCGTGATGAACCACAATATCGAAGGCACTCTCGGGCAATTTGAGATCGAGCGCATCGGCACTTCGTGCCGCAAGCAGGGGCGAGCTCGGCGCGGCGCCCGTTTCCAGTTGCGGGCAGGCAATGGTCAGCTCGACCAGATAGACATTGCCGATGGTGAGATTGAGCGCGAGGCGCAGCTTACCCCTGGCGGTGGTGGATTGGGTGGTCAGATTGAGCTCGGAACGCCGCGCCGTGGCGCTCAGCGCCGGGCTGAGCGAATTGACGGCGACAAAGCCATCGCTGGAATTGCCCTGGCGCAGTTCCACCAGCGGCACGATTTCGCTGTGACACTGGGCGAAAATGGAGGCCGAACAGGCTTTGGAGGCATCGAGCCCCATCATCGACGGGGTGAAGCCGATTTCGTAAAAGGTCGAGGCGGCCGTGCCCGATATGCGCAGCCGGACGGCGGGCAGGCCCAGAAGCGTGGTCACCGAAATAATCTGGGTGGTGAGCGCGCCATTGGCCACCCAGCCAGTGGGCAGGGCGCCGCCGCTACCCACAATGCCGACCGATGCCCCCGCGGGACCCGGACTGGCGAGATTGGTGCCCGCCGGCTCGAGGCTCAGCCCGAGATCGGTTGTCGCCATGATGTCAGCGTCGAATTCGCGCCAATTGCCATCGGCGCTGCGCGCCCATTTCTTGCTGCTGCGGGCAAAATCACAGGCGTCGGCCGATGGGATGGCATTGCCGGCGCGTCGAAACCGGCGCGCGATGAAATCTGCGGCAAAGCCGGCACTGGCCGGCCACCATTGTGCCGTTGAAAGGCCGCCGATGCCCAGGGACAGGCCCAGCATCAGACGAGCCCCACCAGCAGGGTCGCGGTCGTGCCGGTGGCCTTAACCTGGCGCAGGCGCAGCGGCAGGATGGTGCCGCCGGCGATGCCGGAAAGTGTGACGCTGGCTCCCGAGGCCAGCACGACGGCCAGGGCGCCGGCGCCGCCGACATAGAGGGCACGGGTCACTTCGGACAAATCATTGCTGTCGTGCGGCGTGACGGCAAAACCGTGGCTGGCCGGTGCGTCAAGGCCGGGCGACAGGGTCTGGAAACGGTCGGGCATGGTCAAACTCCTCGGGGTTATCGAGGCGAAGTCTAGGTGTCGCCGCGCCCGGCGGGGACAAGTTGCAGTTCCGGCCCTAAGCCAATAGAGCCGTCCTCAGCCGGGCGATGAAGTCTGCCGGCGCTGCATTGGAAAAACCGTCCTGACGGCTGGTGGCGCCGGTCACGTCGCGAATGCAGCGGGAGATGTCGCTGACCCGATCGCAGATGGCGATACCGGGCCGGCCGAGCAAGGTGCGGGCCGTCTGGCTCTGGTGATCGGTGGTGTGTTCACCCCATTCGGCGCGGCGGGGCACGAGAACCATGGGTTTGCCCAATGCGGTGGCATCGAGAATTGTGCCGATGCCGGCATGGGCGACGACGAGGGAAGCGCGCTCGAGCCGGAGAAGAAAGGCATCGTTCTCCTCCATGCGCAGAAATTGCATATGGCGCGGCACGTAGCGGCCGGAGCCGATCTGGGCAAAAACCTTTATCTGCGGGTGCCTGGCGGCCCAATCGTCCATCAGGGTAATCAGCCGGTCGAACGGCAGGAGCGAGCCCACGGTGACGAGGATCATACGACGGCCCCCCAGAAATAAGGCCCCTTCTCGCGGGCGAGATGGCCCCATTGGGTCAGCCAGACGTCGGCGACGACCCGGGCCAATTTGCCGGAACCGGAGAGCGTTTCCGCATTGGCCAGGCTGTCGATCCAGATGGTGCGGGAGCCGACCAGCCATTTGGCGAGGGCCAAAGCCAGAAGGCCGGGGGCAGCGCCGGTGGAAACGACCACTTCCGGACGCAGCCTCAGGACGAGATTGGTGGTGGTGAAAACTGCAAAGGGCAGCGCCCACAAATTGCGACGATGAAAATCGGGCAGCAGGTAATAGGGATGCCCTTCGACCTGTTTGGCATATTCCGGGCGCACACTTGCGAAGCTGACATCGAGGCCGTTGAGCGCGGGGGCGAGGCGGCGAAACTCAACCCAATGCCCGCCGCCGGAAGTAACGACCAATACACATTTACTCACCGCACGCCCCTCTCGCCTCAAAAAGGCATCCAGGAAAACCTTGCCTGATCATCAGTTAGGCAGCGTCAATTCAATAAATCAAGGTAAATATTTACGCTTTTCTACGGAGGTCACCCCTTGATTGGCCACAGTAATTTTCCGCGCGGAGTAATTCTCTAGACGTCTTGCGATTTCAACTTCCCGTGAAGATTACCCTCCGGGATGGCATTGACATACCCATAGCCGCGCGGTTATGAATTAACCCATAGCCTCCGAGTTATCAATGACACAAGAGCAGCCCGACATTCTGTTTCGATCTCTTGCTGACCCGACGCGGCGCGCCATATTCGAGCGCCTTTGCCGCCAGGGCGAGCAGACCGTCGGCGCCCTCACGGCGCAGGCAGGCATTTCACAGCCCGCCGTTTCCAAGCATCTGGGCGTGCTCAAGCAGGCCGGACTGGTGCGGGACCGCCAGCAGGGACGGCAAACCCACTACACGGCGCTGCCGGAGGCGCTCGCCCCGCTGACGGACTGGACAAGGGAAATGTCCAGCTTCTGGGAAGCCAGGTTCGATGCACTGGAAGGGCTTTTGGGAAGGATGGACCAGTGACCGAAATTCCACAGATCCGCAGCGCCATCGTCGAGCGGGAAATTGCCCATCCGCCGGAGAAAATCTGGCGGGCGCTGACCCAGCCGCATCTTCTGGAAGAGTGGCTGATGGGCAATGATTTTGCGCCCGAGATCGGCCGCAAATTCACCTTTCGCCGGCAGCCCAACCCGGATGTCGACATCGTCATCGACTGCCAGGTGCTGGAGATCGAACCGAACCGGACGCTGTCCTATAGCTGGTCGGCCTTCGGGCTGGAAAGCGTGGTGACTTTCACGCTGGAGCCGGTGTCGAGCGGCACGCTTCTGCGCATGGAGCAGGCCGGGTTCCGGCCCGACCAGGACCGGGCCTACAAGGGCGCCCTGGCGTCCTGGAAACAGTTTTTCGCCAAGCTGGACGCAGTGGTCGCC encodes:
- a CDS encoding polysaccharide biosynthesis C-terminal domain-containing protein yields the protein MLGQVLTYLPAMILARLAGFAVLIGAAHLLAPASTGLLALVLLVGEVCEGIFLNWLRIFLLRQGSAQGLISLETARLCLRFWLAGILGASVLASLIGLAVAGGVAGAFIGAVLAYIAAISLFKCGLALLQMRGRARQHGLLEALRGLVMAPAAIWAMASGQDWIFVAGVVVAITATVGGVALWQGRTGLGGEDQRPALPEMIAMAPPLMALAALNFAIGSIDRLMLGFSASPAALAPYATSSALGRQGFDIATNAVNAGGFPALVAARARGDWGGRLGEQARILIGVLLAGYVGLVLTRHDLVDLLLPEAYREEAAMLLPIIGLGAVALNLKNGLTDTLLLIEGRYWRQMIGLGAGAAVSVAMAMLLVPAWGGIGAAASFAAGALTVLCVSFWQAREWLKFPGSWVALVAVSGPAVIVALACGGVALLMPAAGAALRLGTTFALAVPLALWVLGAWPGRVAPHGG
- a CDS encoding glycosyltransferase family 2 protein gives rise to the protein MADEHAPDISIIITNYNYGAYLGDAIGSALGQSHGRVEVIVVDDGSTDGSRDIMASFAGIKAIYQDNQGQTGAAMAGLAVARGGVIVFLDADDGLLPEVCSRIADAYAPDIALYQFALECRGRESGGSGVLPEQPFLADGHRQHVLRHGDFPSAPNSGNAFSAAHCRNMFALVTPEDRRRYFDGFLIFSAPFSGRVVALEGVQGFYRRHGRNVSRPGWSRAALRHNVENALSQRRGIVLAQGQETGPDGGFRFLSPYHLRNAMALRRMGERDVLPGKSLMALFLTLMRQAAGYHGLTPLRRMRLWGAGLVLLAAPRGLLALVWPEFGR
- a CDS encoding glycosyltransferase family 4 protein → MKILALTSEFAPFRGGIGTYAAGLARAATELGHDIVLAAPDYDGEHGASDRREFPFEIIRYSGGPHRAKDVPGKITLARRLVGQGQFDLVHAMDWPFFLPAALAARRVPRLYSVHGSEIAHMARPTRRLAMSATGVWQGDYRVLGVSGFTHALFCRHFPELPPERSGFVHLGVDADWLAHQGKRDDRARLALPGDRLIVLTLARVTRRKGHLAALEALARLPERVRDSLVYVIAGPDCEDDYRNELEAAIAASPVDVRRYRGLDRADVMALVAASDIFCLPGGSGADGQVEGFGLVLLEAGSQGLPLIAGDVGGVAEVVHDGISGLVVPPGDVAALANALLRLADDSQLRAHLGRGARARAESLTWQRCAGLTYGPTADAG
- a CDS encoding glycosyltransferase, yielding MILVTVGSLLPFDRLITLMDDWAARHPQIKVFAQIGSGRYVPRHMQFLRMEENDAFLLRLERASLVVAHAGIGTILDATALGKPMVLVPRRAEWGEHTTDHQSQTARTLLGRPGIAICDRVSDISRCIRDVTGATSRQDGFSNAAPADFIARLRTALLA
- a CDS encoding metalloregulator ArsR/SmtB family transcription factor, encoding MTQEQPDILFRSLADPTRRAIFERLCRQGEQTVGALTAQAGISQPAVSKHLGVLKQAGLVRDRQQGRQTHYTALPEALAPLTDWTREMSSFWEARFDALEGLLGRMDQ
- a CDS encoding SRPBCC domain-containing protein, yielding MPQIRSAIVEREIAHPPEKIWRALTQPHLLEEWLMGNDFAPEIGRKFTFRRQPNPDVDIVIDCQVLEIEPNRTLSYSWSAFGLESVVTFTLEPVSSGTLLRMEQAGFRPDQDRAYKGALASWKQFFAKLDAVVATLE